In Syngnathus typhle isolate RoL2023-S1 ecotype Sweden linkage group LG13, RoL_Styp_1.0, whole genome shotgun sequence, the sequence TCTCTATCGTGCACGATGTGCAGCGTTCTCGCTCGATCCTAACTTTGCGACCTCTGTAACCCGACACATGGCCCTCCGTAGCCCCCCTTCTACCCTAGCTTCGTCATTAATCTCTGTCAGTCAATATTTCGATCAGCTTTATCACTAAATGCAAAACTACagtgggaaaacaaaaacaaagtttaTCTATGTGTGCGGAAACAGATAGTAAacggatttttttatttgtttgtttgccccTGCAAAGATTCGAAAGAAATACATGCGAGGAATATCACGTGCCGCCTCAGAGGGCCTGTTTCCTATAGTATATGCTCTTTTTCGtatttctaaataaatatatattattattatattttgggTTTTAAGTGGAATTTCTATTTCTAACAAGTAATCAGCATGCTTGACTtttagaaatatattttttgcggGATCAAATGTTTTCCACCCCTGCACTAAATGATCACAACACCTCTTAAGTGTTACAAATCCATCGTGGCGAGTTTCAAGCGAGGTGGTGGGGGCTAAATCTGCGCGCGTGCCCGCAGATGCGCGTCAACGCCTCTCAGGCACGCGGATGGGAGCGCTGTTGGATCAGAGATGAGATATTACGGCGTCCAGCCACACTGCGCGCTTAAAGCTCCACGACTCTGCGAGTACGCGCCACACCTGCGCGCGTGGGAACAACACAAGTTGTCCACGCCGGATTGGACCGATCGAACGTTTCTAATCAATGGATCGGCGATCACATGTTTTGGTCATTTTAGTACTCGAGGACGGCGAGGAGGCTTAGTGAAGAGGGAGAGACACGGGTGAAGGTGGGGTAGGGGGGAACAGATGGAGCTCACCATGGAGAACCTTCACAGCATCTCCTCGCACTCCCAGGTGGGGAACCTGATGAGCTCGCGGCCGTCGCCTTCCCCCAGCTCGGCTTCACGGAATCTGGTGTCGCACGCCCCCGGCGCTCGCACGGCGATGGTCTCCGGCATGACTTCCATCCTGGAAAGCTCCGGCGGGGACTACCGGGCCGATCCGCACCTGCATCCGTCCATCAGCATGTGCGAGAACGGCATGAGTTTGAGCAACACGTACACGACACTGGCGCCGCTGCAGCATCTACCTCCCATCTCCACCGTGTCGGAGAAGTTtcaccatccgcactcgcatcACCACGCCGCGGCCCATCAACGACTCTCCTCCGGGAATGTCAGCGGCAGCTTCACACTCATGCGAGACGACCACCGCGGGCTCGCCCCCATGGGCAATCTGTACAATCACTACCCCAAAGAGATGTCTGGCATGGGGCACGGCTCGCTGTCCCCGCTGCCCAGCGGCCTGGGCTCCTTGCACAACCCCCAGCAGCCGCTCTCGTCCTACGGCCCGAGCGCGCACCTGCCCGCCGAAGCCAAGATGCTTTCCCCCGTGTCGGGTTTCGAGTCCCACGCCTCCATGCTGTCCCGGAGCGAGCAAGAGCACCTGGCGAGGAGTTTAGGCGGCCACGGCCACAGCATGATCTCCAACTTAAACGGCATGCACCACCACCCGCACAGTCACCTTCACTCGCAGCCCGGCGGCGCGGTGATGCTGGCGGACCGCGAGAGGCACGGCCACGGCAGCGGCCAGGGGGTCGCGGGCTCGGGGATCCAGGCGGAGGAAATCAACACAAAAGAAGTGGCTCAGAGAATAACGGCGGAATTGAAGCGATACTCCATCCCGCAGGCCATATTCGCCCAGAGGATCCTCAGCCGGTCCCAGGGGACGCTGTCGGACCTGCTGCGGAACCCCAAACCCTGGAGTAAGCTAAAGTCCGGCCGGGAGACGTTTAGGAGGATGTGGAAGTGGCTGCAAGAGCCGGAGTTCCAGCGGATGTCTGCTCTGAGACTCGCCGGTAAGAAAGTGTCATTTTATCACTATTACATCACAGAATTGATCGGAACTTGTAAAAGCACCCAATCAACTTGCACGCGTCTCGCATTTCAGCACCATGGAGAGTTATTGCAGTGAAACAAAGCAGTCTTCAGCACTAATCCACCTTGAGCGGGGTTTCCTAAACTTTAAACTTATAAACATGTATATTctacatttttgaaaatttcaCAGCAcgcaaaaaaagtcacaaaaagcagatacatatttttattttctgtacctTGTGCTAATTGCGTTTAATTTCTGCCTGTCATTATACGTGCATATAAAGATAATTGAATAAAGCTGTATTACTTTTACTAAAAAATATAGATTAAAGTGAAATTGGACGATTTCTAACTGTTTGGAATCACTGACCCATATATCTTAAGAAAGAGTGTTCTTAAGTTTTACAAACTGCACCTGTCTTTCAGTTTTCAGACCCAAAGCACAGTAAATgcgcaataaataaaaatacaattcccAGACGGCAAACAAGATGTTAGGCTGGTGGCCCAACTTTGAGCGGGAGAAAGCTGGGGTGACCCCAGGCTGCCTGATCAATACGCCAGTTCCCACTCTCCCTTTTAAATGTGGCACACAGATCAATAGTCGTATCGGGAGCTGAAAGACGCAATAACCACACGCTCCGTGTGACTTTTCATTAGGCAGGCTGTTGGAAGAGTTCTAAAATTAGAACACAACACAGGTAGGGCGTGAAAAGTGGTCACCACGAGTGTGCTTGACATTAGATGAAATATTTAAGATGACATTTCAAATAATTGGATAAGTCAATATAgttgtttgtaaaaaaaataataatagataaTTCTCGGGATGATACACATTATAATTGACATGCGTGTTTATTTAGCTTCAGTGACAGGACCAATCTAAACATATTGCGCAATGCTCCGTTTAGAATATTTCATAACTCTGGATATCGCTATTTTTGGTCAAGTCGACATAATGTTTTGGTTGACTGGTGTAGTTATGGGTTCCTAAAAGGGTGAAATGggaaattatttaattattcatttcaattacaataaataaatctttGCTCGTCTATCTATGACAGCGGTGTAGCGTGACAGGTATGCAGACACAAAATGCAGGAGATGACAATCCACCTTCATACAACAGAATAAATCATGTTCTCTCTCGAGTCGATCAGCTTTGTGTTCCCTTAAATCTTTATTTTAGTGTTCATACTATTGGTGacatttttgttggtggtgtttTGTGAGATATTTCTCTAGGTGTCTTAACTCACTAAACATTGGCTATCCCGAAGACAAACAGAAGCTTCTTTTACACTTTACGTATTCTGCAAAATAGGGGAGAAGACctgtcatttttttgccttttacaCAGAACACAGCAAACTGCTGAAATTGTCTGAATTTGACTTATCAATGTTATGTCAGGTGTTAAACTTCACACGCATTCTTTTGCTGACATTAATACAAAAGGGCGATGTGgataaattatatatcacaCTTAGTATGGATAGCTAGCTTGatgatagctagctagctacatgTAGATAGCCAGATGATAGCTAGATAGaggatagatagacagatagatagatgatagataatAAACAGATggatgatagatagataatagatagatagatgatagatggaTATACTAGATGATAAATAGATAGGGATTATCAGATGAGGTTGTGAGTGTCATTAGTAGTGTAACTCCGTCCTTTTTGTGTTTGCCTGGCTTTGCACATTGGCGATCAATAGTGCTGTTTCCTAA encodes:
- the onecut3b gene encoding one cut domain family member 2, coding for MELTMENLHSISSHSQVGNLMSSRPSPSPSSASRNLVSHAPGARTAMVSGMTSILESSGGDYRADPHLHPSISMCENGMSLSNTYTTLAPLQHLPPISTVSEKFHHPHSHHHAAAHQRLSSGNVSGSFTLMRDDHRGLAPMGNLYNHYPKEMSGMGHGSLSPLPSGLGSLHNPQQPLSSYGPSAHLPAEAKMLSPVSGFESHASMLSRSEQEHLARSLGGHGHSMISNLNGMHHHPHSHLHSQPGGAVMLADRERHGHGSGQGVAGSGIQAEEINTKEVAQRITAELKRYSIPQAIFAQRILSRSQGTLSDLLRNPKPWSKLKSGRETFRRMWKWLQEPEFQRMSALRLAACKRKEEDRGRERNQVPKKQRLVFTDLQRRTLVAIFRENRRPSKEMQLTISQQLGLELSTVSNFFMNSRRRCPDRWDAEEHGHGAHGHVHAAHRHGNANSSPIHPGTSSVSTFSKA